One stretch of Balneola sp. MJW-20 DNA includes these proteins:
- a CDS encoding DUF58 domain-containing protein yields the protein MGYFYPTVGALANLTLIAFIILSVLDYLMLFSSNEPLSAERHTPNRLSNGDVNQIRVSFASHLPFRSKVEMIDEIPHQFQIRDFAISWEAGPGQQKEIHYDLRPTERGSYSFGNMNFYVTGRIGLIRRKVTIPASKEVPVYPSFIQMRKFEMYAISNRLTDIGIKKIRRVGHTMEFDQIKEYVRGDDVRSINWKATARANTLMVNQYQDERSQQVISVVDMGRVMKMPFEGLSLLDYAINTSLVISNIALIKDDKAGFVGFTNDKITMVKPQKKRTHIRAIQEALYKADTNFLESSYEKLMVTLKSKVRQRSLILLYTNFETLSSMKRQLPYLTQIARDHLLVTVFFENTEMDRLIRQPAGKLEDIYTKTIAEKFSFEKRQIVKSLNQRGIQTILTAPKELSVNAINKYLELKARGLI from the coding sequence TTGGGATATTTCTATCCGACAGTCGGAGCACTTGCGAACCTGACTTTGATCGCTTTTATCATCCTGTCTGTATTAGACTATCTCATGCTATTCAGCAGCAATGAACCACTTAGTGCTGAACGTCATACTCCAAACCGTTTATCCAACGGAGATGTTAACCAGATCAGAGTATCTTTTGCATCCCATCTTCCCTTCAGATCAAAAGTAGAAATGATCGATGAGATACCTCATCAGTTCCAGATACGGGATTTTGCTATTTCTTGGGAAGCCGGACCCGGCCAACAAAAGGAGATTCATTATGATCTAAGGCCTACTGAAAGAGGTTCGTACTCTTTTGGCAATATGAATTTTTATGTAACCGGCCGGATCGGCCTTATAAGGCGAAAGGTTACGATACCGGCTTCTAAAGAAGTACCGGTTTATCCTTCTTTCATTCAGATGCGCAAATTTGAGATGTATGCCATTTCGAACAGACTGACGGACATTGGGATCAAAAAGATTCGCAGGGTTGGTCACACGATGGAATTTGACCAGATAAAAGAATATGTGCGGGGAGATGATGTACGTTCGATCAACTGGAAGGCTACAGCCCGGGCAAATACCCTGATGGTGAACCAGTATCAGGATGAACGCTCGCAGCAGGTGATCAGTGTGGTAGATATGGGTCGGGTTATGAAAATGCCTTTTGAGGGTCTTAGCTTACTGGACTACGCGATTAACACCAGCCTCGTCATTTCCAACATTGCCCTGATCAAAGATGATAAGGCTGGATTTGTCGGCTTTACGAATGATAAGATCACCATGGTAAAGCCCCAGAAAAAAAGAACACATATCAGAGCCATTCAGGAAGCTTTGTACAAAGCTGATACTAACTTTCTGGAGTCCAGCTATGAGAAATTGATGGTCACTCTTAAAAGCAAGGTCCGCCAGCGAAGCCTGATCCTCTTATATACTAATTTTGAAACTCTTTCATCTATGAAGAGGCAGCTTCCCTATCTTACTCAGATCGCAAGAGACCATCTTCTTGTCACGGTCTTCTTCGAAAATACAGAGATGGATCGTCTGATCCGACAGCCGGCAGGCAAGCTCGAAGATATCTATACTAAAACAATAGCAGAAAAATTCAGTTTTGAAAAAAGGCAGATCGTGAAAAGTCTGAACCAACGTGGAATCCAGACCATACTTACTGCTCCCAAGGAATTATCAGTAAATGCGATCAATAAATATCTGGAGCTTAAGGCCAGAGGTCTGATATAA